The genome window TGCCGTTAAACGCCACGCGCACGGCTTTGCCGGTGTCGCGGCGGCGCAAAGTCATATCGGCATCGCCGCCCGCACCAAAGGCGAGCAGGTTGCGGCGGGCGAAACGCCCTGCCATGCCGATGCCGCCAAAGCCTGTTTCTGGGGCTGCGCCTGTGATGAGCTGGGCAACGGAAGCGATAACGCCTGTTACGCCTGCGTCGCGCTCGCCGCTCATGCTGATTTCAATGTTGCCGCGCTCAGGCAATTCGTCGGGCGAATACAGCGCGGCTAGGGCTTTAATCACCATCAGCCACGCGCTGGCTACGGTGGGGCAGGAATGCCCGCACAGTTTCACGGCATCGGCATAGTGGTATTCCAGCACGCCATCGGGCGTTGCGCCGAGAAATTGGGCGAGCGGGTCGTAAAGCTGGATGCTGGGGGCTTGGTTGAAAAAGGGTTGCAATTGCATGGGGTTTCCTCTCGTGGATGAATAGGCAGCCTGAAAACTAAAATGGAGCGGCGACGGCTCGTCGCCAAATGGACAAGATGTCGGCGCGGGCAAACGCTTCATTGATGACCAATTTTGCCAAGTTGCAGCCTGAAAATAGGTTTGAGCCTGGCTAAACTTAGAACCTGTATTCATTATTTACATAGACAGATTTTATGAAATAAAAGCGCGGATACAAGGCAAAAAGCACAGCAAGGTTGTACACCTTGCGAGCATTTTTAACGCGGTAGCCGCGTTTTTAGGGCATAAAAGATGCCTATGAAAATAGTGAATACAGATTCTTAATTTCAAGCTGCCCTATCATTCCCAATAGGCAGCCTGAAAACTATTTACGAGCACGATTATAAATTCTGGGCATCATGCTTGCCAACACAGTCGCGCTAATCACAATGGCAATCCCCAGCCACGACAGCGCGCTAATCGGCTCGCGCAGCAGCACCACCGCCATCAAAATGCCAAACACGGGTTCCAGCGTAATCAGCAGCCCTGTTAAATTGGCGGGCACCCTGTCCATGCCCTTGTTCCACAGCCAATAAGCCAGCCAACTGCATCCGATGCTCAAATACGCCATGCCCAAAATGCCTTGCCAACTCCATGCGATGTGCCAGCTTTTGGTGAGCACGGCGGTAAACGGCAGGCACAGCGGCGCGGCGATGATAAACGACAGTGTGGTATAAGTGCTGGCGGGGATTTGGCGCATAAATTTTTGCGTGGGGCGCAGGATGGCAGAAAACACGATGCCACCCGATAACACCATCGCGCAGCCCAATAGGCTAATTTCGCCGCCCTTGCCCGCGTGTTGCCCACCCAAAATTAGCGTGAACACGCCAATAAACGCCAACACGCCACAAATCCAGTGATACCTGCGCGCCTTGTCGTCAAAAAAGAAATGCCCAATGAACACCACCAGCAGCGGTTCTAGCCCCAGCATGGTTAATGCGCTGGACGCGGATGTGTATTGCAAACCTTTAAATTGCAAGATGAGCACGGCGATGTAGTTCAAAAAACTCAGCCAAATCAGCGGTTTCCACGCGCTTTTGGGCAGCTTGCGAAACATTGGGATGCCGATGGGCAGCAAGATGATGGCAACAATCAGCAGCCGAAATTGCACCAGCAAAATCGGGTCTAGCATGGTTTCGGCAAATTTGGCAGCGATAAATGCGCTGCTCCATATCAGCATGGCGGCGATTTGGTAAAACATGGCGGCGGTAGCGATAACAAGCAAAAATGGCGTGATGATACGCCTTGTTGCGGCGGTTTTGTAGTTTTCAGGCTGCCTTATAACGATGAGATAAGGCAGCCTGAAACGGCATCAAGCGCGGTAAAAACATTTGGGGCTGTACTAGATAAGCAGTCATGTTAGACTGCAAAAATGAAGATAACCCATTGTAAACTAAAAAAGAGTATACGAAAAAAGTTGCTCCAATTTTTTGTACTTGAAGTAACCGCCCGTTCGGCTGCTGATTTGTTGGGCATTCACCCCAATTCAGCAGCACTGTTCTACCGCAAAATCCGCGAAGTCATCAGCTACTATCTTTCATTGGAAGCCAATACAGTTTTTGATGGTACGGTTGAGCTAGATGAGAGTTACTTCGGCGGACATCGCAAAGGCAAACGCGGACGCGGAGCAGCAGGAAAAGTAGCTGTCTTTGGTATTCTTAAGCGTGGTGGTAAAGTTTATACCGTAGTAGTGAAGAATGCCAAAAGAGAAACCTTAATGCCTGTTATCACAAAGAAAATCATGCCTGATAGTATTGTTTATACCGATTGTTTGAGCAGCTATGATGTGTTGGATGTAAGTGGTTTTACCCACCACCGTATTAACCACAGCAAACTGTTTGCTGACAAACAAAACCACATCAACGGCATTGAAAATTTTTGGAATCAGGCGAAACGTGTTCTGCGTAAATACAATGGAATTGACCGTAAATCTTTCCCATTATTCTTGAAAGAATGCGAGTTTCGTTTTAACTTTGGCACACCGTCTGAACAGCTTAAAGTGCTGCGCAGATGGTGTGGTATTTAGGG of Kingella oralis contains these proteins:
- a CDS encoding FmdE family protein translates to MQLQPFFNQAPSIQLYDPLAQFLGATPDGVLEYHYADAVKLCGHSCPTVASAWLMVIKALAALYSPDELPERGNIEISMSGERDAGVTGVIASVAQLITGAAPETGFGGIGMAGRFARRNLLAFGAGGDADMTLRRRDTGKAVRVAFNGSVVPFAPEMRDIMPQAVAGMASPEELQRFGELWQARVHAILVEQADNPEMIVVEAVA
- a CDS encoding DMT family transporter, encoding MFYQIAAMLIWSSAFIAAKFAETMLDPILLVQFRLLIVAIILLPIGIPMFRKLPKSAWKPLIWLSFLNYIAVLILQFKGLQYTSASSALTMLGLEPLLVVFIGHFFFDDKARRYHWICGVLAFIGVFTLILGGQHAGKGGEISLLGCAMVLSGGIVFSAILRPTQKFMRQIPASTYTTLSFIIAAPLCLPFTAVLTKSWHIAWSWQGILGMAYLSIGCSWLAYWLWNKGMDRVPANLTGLLITLEPVFGILMAVVLLREPISALSWLGIAIVISATVLASMMPRIYNRARK
- a CDS encoding IS1595 family transposase, with the protein product MKITHCKLKKSIRKKLLQFFVLEVTARSAADLLGIHPNSAALFYRKIREVISYYLSLEANTVFDGTVELDESYFGGHRKGKRGRGAAGKVAVFGILKRGGKVYTVVVKNAKRETLMPVITKKIMPDSIVYTDCLSSYDVLDVSGFTHHRINHSKLFADKQNHINGIENFWNQAKRVLRKYNGIDRKSFPLFLKECEFRFNFGTPSEQLKVLRRWCGI